CCTTTCTTAGCTATCTCATAATCCACGATATCACCGGGGTGTAAAGCACCGATTTCGAGCATAATCTGTCTCGCTCCCCAATAAATAGCCCGGGCAGGAGCGGCATAATCACAGGTTTTCTTTACATCAAGTTCATCCACCTGCCCATTGGCACGGTAAACGGTCGCACGTTTGAATTCAGCATAAGCGGTCAGAGGGTCATAATCGTATTTAATTACCCGGTTAGCTACTGCCCCTTTCGGAGTTTGCACTTTAATCACTTTGCACACAGCAAACGAGCCTTGTCCGGTAGGCTGGACAGATACCAGCGTGCTATCCAGTAATGTCACGCAATCGGATGTTTCATAAGTCTTTCCCTTCGCAGTATTTTCATAAGGTTTCCAGCTTTGAGCGAATGCCGTAGCCGAAGTAAGAAGGAAACAAGCTAATGTAATTGATAGTTGTTTTCTCATGTTTTTTACTTACATTTTATTTATAAGAACAAATGTAAGTAAAATCTTTGAGTATGCGAAGTTTATCTCCTATATTACTTGTTTCGTCATGAGTAATCAGGGCGTTCGTCGAATAATTCTATGGCTGAGGCTATTTTGACTTACCTTTGCGTTCAGAACAAAAATAAAATAGCAACCATGGAAGAGCAAATACTTATTTTCCGCACTTCAGTAAAAAATGTACGAGATATAAAACATATCTCGGCGCTTTTCACCCTGTGTCCGCAAATCTACAAATGGAATGTAGACCTTGAGAACTGGGAGAAAATATTAAGAATAGAATGTCAGGGAATTACCTCGACTGAAATATTAAAAGCATTACGCGCAATCAACATTTATGCACAGGAATTGGAGTGAAGCAAAGAAAGAGAGACTATCCGCGACTTAATAACGAGGCAAGTCTCTTACTTCTTCATAATATTTCTCTATTCCTATCTCTTGCATCCGCTTATTGATTGCAACAAATCTTTTGTATAGATGCTCGTCAAAGCCTGTATTTTCACAAGGAAACCGGCTGCACTGGAAACAATAATCCACCTGGTTTTCTTCGCTGCACACACGGACATTGCAGGTTTTGAACAACTTGCATTTTTCCTTTCTGCAAACTATGATTCTGAATCCAATCACATCAATTTACATTAAGTTCACTTCAAATATGTAATAAAATTAATATTTTGCATAATAGATTGTTCTTTATAACTTGTAATATTGCATCAATTATTACTAATCTAAAAAAAATAGAAGATGAATCACTTATTAGGTCAAGGGTACGCAATGATCGCCCATACAGGAGATACGCTAGTGAATGTAGGAACTACAATTTGTGGACTTGTTTTAGCATTTACAAATACTTCGAATGAAGTTGCCTGTTATCATTTACCCTATATGGATTGCAGCAGGGTGCATTTAGGCAAGTTAATGGATATTGTAGGGCGGATTGGTCCCGTTTCGAGAATCATCGTTATTTCTAATGACTTTTTTAATGAGGAAGATAAAATTTGTTGTACTGCAGCAGTCAGACAAATAAAAGAGCTTTTTAGAGTCAAAACAGACTATTATATTCAACCAGAAGTGCTAGTAGGAGACATTTATGTTCGCTTAAAACAGGAAGACATTGATATCTTAGGAACTTTACGAGAGGTGTCCTACTAATTGATAATAATGTACCAGTTATTACTTATCTAAAAAAATAGAAGATGAATCACTTATTAGGTCAAGGGCATACAATGATCGCTCATACAGGAGACACGTTGGTGAATGCAGGAACTACAATTTGCGGACTTGTTTTAGCATTTACAAATACTTCGAATGAAGTTGCCTGTTATCATTTACCCTATATGGATTGCAGCAGAGTACATTTAAGTAAGTTAATGGATATTGTGGGACGGATTGGTCCCATTTCAAGAATCATCATTATTTCCAATGATTTTCTTAATGAAGAAGATAGAATTCGTTGCACTATGGCAGTCAGGCAAATAAAAGAACTTTTTGGAGTCCAAACAAACTATTATATTCAATCAGAGGTTCTAGTGGGAAGTATTTATGTTCGTTTAATACATAGAGATATTGACATTTTGGGGACTCTGAGAGAAGTATCTTACTAACTTGTATAAAATACATATTAGACTCTATCACATTAGTGTCCACTAAAAAAAGCTCAATAGTTCTTTGAAAAATAGTTAGTTGCAGAGATTTTCAAAGAGAACGAATTGGGGTACTTCTTCTAATTAAAGGACAAAAAGTCTTTAGCATGAATGTGCTATTTTTAAGATTATGTTGAGAAACAATTGCTCTAAAAGAAACAAGTTAGAGTAAAAACCGCATATATTAGTGTAATATTATGCACAAATACAAACTAATATTGTATAATTTCATATATAATATGCAGTTTTTCCAGCAATTTAATCTTCATTCCCCCTAAACCATCAAGGCGTTCCTCGGTGTGCATCGATAAGTTCCTCACCGAGGAACCTGTCCTTCCTCGGTGAGGAAGATACAGAAGAGTTATTTCAGAGCATTCTAGACTACTTTTTTCTCTATTTCATCATAAAGCCGAAGGAGATATAAAATGACTGAATGATTGATTATTTACCACAAAAACGTTCAGCATGACAATCAAAACAAATATATTATTGCAATTTCATCATATATTTATCCAAATTCTCTCAAAAGAAAAAAGAGTATTAGTAAATGCCGGAGTTTTTCTATTCTTTTCCATCAGTCCATTGGTTATATTGATTTCCTGGCAGTTTAAATATTCCGTTTTTAAGAAAGGTCGTTTTTTCAGTAAATAACAGTTCTTTCGAATCTTATCCGGTATTAATTTGCACGTTGAGTATTCCTTTGAATTTTTCTTAGAATCTTGGGGAACTGCCAAAAGAATAACAGAGTACAGCATATTGCTGCTGTCGCATCGGATATAGCCTCAGCCGCATATACACCTGTCACTCCCATGAAATGCGGTAATATCAATGCTAGTGGAATCAATAGAATTGCCTTACGCAACAAAGCAATAAAAATAGAAATCCGAGCCTGTCCCAATGCTACAAACATATTCTGGCAGGCACGCTGTAATCCGAAAATAGTCATGCCACCCAAGAATACAGGCATCGTCCAACGAACAGTCTCAATCAACCTTTCATCACTTGTAAAAGCGGAAGCTACCGTTGAAGGGAACAGAATCATGAAAAGCATTAATATCAAGTTGAAAGAGAACATGGTTATCAATACAATACGGAAACAGTCTTTTACACGCTGTTTGTCACCATGTCCATAGTTATAGCTTATTATCGGTACAAATCCTTGCGCGAATCCCGTCAATGGTACACTGGCAAACTGCATCGCACTTTGCAGAATTGTCAATGCACTAATGTAGATGTCGCCGAATTCTTTCAAGCTACTATTAAGTACAAAACCAACTAAACTCTCCGTACTAGCCATTATGAATGGAGATACTCCTAAAGCCAATATAGCAAGTATTATTTTCCTGTCCAATTTCATATAACGCTTTTCCAAAGGCAAAGAGGCACGTTTGGAAAAAAGGAAAGTCAGTACCCACGCAGCACTGCAAGCCTGTGAAAGCACCGTAGCCAGAGCCGCTCCTTTCACCCCCATATCAAACCAGAAGATGAAAATAGGGTCAAGAATTATATTCAGTAAAGCACCGATTAGAACCGAAAACATAGCAATGGCAGGACGCCCC
The DNA window shown above is from Bacteroides faecium and carries:
- a CDS encoding MATE family efflux transporter — its product is MINKYEERLGTERMLPLVFKMALPAVAAQFVNLLYSIVDRVYIGHIPGIGTDALAGVGVTTSLIILISSFSAIVGGGGAPLAAIALGQGDRLRAGKILGNGFVLLIIFTLLTSFIAYTFMEPILLFTGASENTLEYAVDYLSIYLLGTIFVEISTGLNSFINAQGRPAIAMFSVLIGALLNIILDPIFIFWFDMGVKGAALATVLSQACSAAWVLTFLFSKRASLPLEKRYMKLDRKIILAILALGVSPFIMASTESLVGFVLNSSLKEFGDIYISALTILQSAMQFASVPLTGFAQGFVPIISYNYGHGDKQRVKDCFRIVLITMFSFNLILMLFMILFPSTVASAFTSDERLIETVRWTMPVFLGGMTIFGLQRACQNMFVALGQARISIFIALLRKAILLIPLALILPHFMGVTGVYAAEAISDATAAICCTLLFFWQFPKILRKIQRNTQRAN
- a CDS encoding DUF3795 domain-containing protein; protein product: MIGFRIIVCRKEKCKLFKTCNVRVCSEENQVDYCFQCSRFPCENTGFDEHLYKRFVAINKRMQEIGIEKYYEEVRDLPRY